From one Montipora capricornis isolate CH-2021 chromosome 10, ASM3666992v2, whole genome shotgun sequence genomic stretch:
- the LOC138021432 gene encoding ankyrin repeat and SAM domain-containing protein 6-like isoform X1, with amino-acid sequence MRPRSVKPETIITLCMDSKVSRLLSAAEQGNVLFVTDLLEKGHHVDWSDEEGVNALHSAAANGNENVVRLLLSRGASLEARTIYGWTALMLASYYGHFMVCWILLQHKSNIHAKSDLGSTALDCAARNGYVQIVALLIEAGGQQVRDSGTKAAELSLNKALMTAAQHGQEAALKLLLEKGAEVNHREESTGWTSLMLAAVNGHMTAAQILVHFGADTNALNIIDQTALEVAVVRQKTDVQGFLDERTSTRPQIKGQKFVRPSIIEAATDGNVALVRELLDQGDVDKNSTDEDGATPLMYAAMRGHLSVVQLLIDRGVDVDKQDEASGWTALMQATFYGFKDVAKLLIKSGADVNIQGNNGCRAFDIGSIIGNTEIVRLLASVSMQLPSTPKSYYKCKKPSSVPSGKESIADSICPIGKSEKEISKIDSDFLESHGGKQRWWSQLSRIFRNLNVTFKMQSNNKIQVMHLSKSLEEPGVQENTGEKLSLPDTSKRSVSTSTGVTSRSLASVITDSPLKHSGGYRPQSLALVSHVTKLPDDVITPVVPPPLPSSSFELPSMQRRQHNDNLEEVSRPQYPSNISSNSSVLPSVSWAHKKGGKMGSPESSYSTASFPSSASNNSGSRTLRQDTAFNLMSAMSSSLWHKANPPSLVPIQSPPAEHQSLQKGSSNSSLPGHVDDTHRHRYRSPCLKDTYCYKTSLDYSEDDLENILKKLSLEKYQSIFEEQEVDMEAFLTLNDSDLSELGVTQKDARQQILTAIAELNSGKDRQRQHQHEALSNYRSRKSPGTSGYVSPSTRSNLPHWPLK; translated from the exons ATGCGACCACGAAGCGTAAAACCAGAAACAATTATTACTTTATGTATGGATTCCAAAGTAAGTAGGCTATTGTCAGCTGCAGAACAAGGAAACGTACTCTTCGTTACAGATCTCCTCGAAAAAGGTCACCATGTTGATTGGAGCGATGAAGAAGGAGTAAACGCGTTACACAGTGCTGCTGCAAATGGCAACGAAAACGTTGTACGTTTGCTGTTGTCGCGAGGTGCAAGTTTAGAAGCAAGAACTATTTATGGTTGGACCGCTTTGATGCTCGCTTCTTACTATGGACACTTCATGGTCTGTTGGATTTTATTGCAACACAAATCAAACATACATGCGAAAAGTGATCTAGGTTCGACGGCTTTAGATTGCGCTGCAAGAAATGGTTATGTCCAAATTGTGGCGTTGTTGATCGAAGCTGGCGGACAACAGGTGCGAGATAGCGGCACAAAAGCTGCGGAACTGAGTTTGAATAAAGCTCTTATGACCGCGGCTCAACACGGTCAAGAAGCAGCCTTAAAACTACTGCTTGAAAAGGGGGCTGAAGTGAATCATAGAGAAGAAAGCACAGGATGGACATCTCTGATGCTGGCCGCCGTGAATGGGCACATGACGGCTGCTCAAATCCTGGTCCATTTCGGAGCGGATACGAATGCCTTAAATATTATTGATCAAACGGCTCTGGAAGTTGCTGTTGTTCGGCAGAAAACCGATGTGCAAGGGTTTCTCGATGAAAGAACCTCAACACGACCGCAAATAAAAG GTCAGAAGTTTGTTCGACCAAGTATCATTGAAGCAGCCACAGATG GTAATGTGGCACTGGTTAGAGAGTTGTTAGATCAAGGAGATGTTGACAAAAATTCTACTG ATGAAGATGGTGCAACTCCTCTGATGTATGCTGCCATGCGAGGACACTTGTCAGTCGTGCAGTTGTTAATAGACAGAGGTGTTGATGTAGATAAGCAAGATGAGGCCAGCGGCTGGACAGCTTTAATGCAAGCAACATTCTATGG ATTCAAAGACGTTGCAAAGTTGCTGATTAAATCAGGAGCAGATGTCAACATTCAAGGAAATAATGGCTGTAGAGCTTTTGACATTGGTTCTATCATTG GAAACACTGAGATTGTTCGTCTCTTGGCTTCTGTGAGCATGCAGTTACCATCCACCCCTAAAAGCT ATTATAAATGTAAGAAGCCCTCCTCAGTGCcatctggaaaagaaagcaTTGCAGACTCTATATGTCCTATCGGTAaatcagaaaaagaaatttcaaagatTGATAG tGATTTTCTGGAAAGTCATGGAGGAAAG CAGAGATGGTGGTCCCAACTCTCGAGAATATTCCGCAACCTCAATGTCACTTTCAAGATGCAGTCAAATAACAAGATTCAGGTGATGCATTTGTCCAAAAGTTTGGAGGAACCTGGTGTGCAGGAGAACACTGGAGAGAAACTGTCACTTCCCGATACGTCCAAAAGATCTGTTAGCACTAGCACAGGGGTAACATCGAGATCACTGGCATCAG TAATTACAGACTCTCCTTTAAAACACTCTGGAGGTTACAGACCTCAGTCGCTG GCATTGGTGTCGCATGTCACCAAACTTCCGGATGATGTCATAACTCCTGTTGTCCCTCCTCCACTTCCTTCCTCTTCTTTTGAGTTACCAAGTATGCAGCGTCGCCAACACAATGATAACTTAGAAGAAGTCTCCAGACCTCAATATCCA aGCAATATTAGTTCAAATTCATCAGTCTTGCCATCAGTTTCTTGGGCACATAAAAAAGGTGGAAAAATGGGGAGTCCAGAATCGTCATACTCCACTGCTAGCTTCCCCTCATCTGCTTCCAACAATTCAGGTTCCAG GACATTAAGACAGGACACAGCATTCAACCTAATGTCTGCTATGTCATCTTCCTTGTGGCACAAGGCCAACCCTCCTTCTCTTGTGCCTATACAGTCTCCTCCAGCTGAGCACCAATCTCTACAAAAGGGATCAAGTAACTCATCTTTACCAGGACATGTAGATGATACACATAGACACAGATATCGGTCTCCTTGTTTAAAAGATACATACTGTTACAAGACCTCATTGGACTACAGTGAAG ATGACCTTGAGAATATACTCAAGAAACTGTCATTGGAAAAGTACCAATCAATATTTGAGGAGCAAGAG GTAGACATGGAAGCATTCCTGACGCTAAATGATAGTGATCTCAGTGAACTTGGAGTAACACAAAAGGATGCCAGACAGCAGATTCTCACAGCCATTGCTGAACTCAATAGTGGCAAG GATCGCCAGAGGCAGCATCAACATGAAGCACTTTCTAATTACCGTAGCAGAAAATCACCTGGTACCAGTG
- the LOC138021432 gene encoding ankyrin repeat and SAM domain-containing protein 6-like isoform X2 has protein sequence MRPRSVKPETIITLCMDSKVSRLLSAAEQGNVLFVTDLLEKGHHVDWSDEEGVNALHSAAANGNENVVRLLLSRGASLEARTIYGWTALMLASYYGHFMVCWILLQHKSNIHAKSDLGSTALDCAARNGYVQIVALLIEAGGQQVRDSGTKAAELSLNKALMTAAQHGQEAALKLLLEKGAEVNHREESTGWTSLMLAAVNGHMTAAQILVHFGADTNALNIIDQTALEVAVVRQKTDVQGFLDERTSTRPQIKGQKFVRPSIIEAATDGNVALVRELLDQGDVDKNSTDEDGATPLMYAAMRGHLSVVQLLIDRGVDVDKQDEASGWTALMQATFYGFKDVAKLLIKSGADVNIQGNNGCRAFDIGSIIGNTEIVRLLASVSMQLPSTPKSYYKCKKPSSVPSGKESIADSICPIGKSEKEISKIDSDFLESHGGKRWWSQLSRIFRNLNVTFKMQSNNKIQVMHLSKSLEEPGVQENTGEKLSLPDTSKRSVSTSTGVTSRSLASVITDSPLKHSGGYRPQSLALVSHVTKLPDDVITPVVPPPLPSSSFELPSMQRRQHNDNLEEVSRPQYPSNISSNSSVLPSVSWAHKKGGKMGSPESSYSTASFPSSASNNSGSRTLRQDTAFNLMSAMSSSLWHKANPPSLVPIQSPPAEHQSLQKGSSNSSLPGHVDDTHRHRYRSPCLKDTYCYKTSLDYSEDDLENILKKLSLEKYQSIFEEQEVDMEAFLTLNDSDLSELGVTQKDARQQILTAIAELNSGKDRQRQHQHEALSNYRSRKSPGTSGYVSPSTRSNLPHWPLK, from the exons ATGCGACCACGAAGCGTAAAACCAGAAACAATTATTACTTTATGTATGGATTCCAAAGTAAGTAGGCTATTGTCAGCTGCAGAACAAGGAAACGTACTCTTCGTTACAGATCTCCTCGAAAAAGGTCACCATGTTGATTGGAGCGATGAAGAAGGAGTAAACGCGTTACACAGTGCTGCTGCAAATGGCAACGAAAACGTTGTACGTTTGCTGTTGTCGCGAGGTGCAAGTTTAGAAGCAAGAACTATTTATGGTTGGACCGCTTTGATGCTCGCTTCTTACTATGGACACTTCATGGTCTGTTGGATTTTATTGCAACACAAATCAAACATACATGCGAAAAGTGATCTAGGTTCGACGGCTTTAGATTGCGCTGCAAGAAATGGTTATGTCCAAATTGTGGCGTTGTTGATCGAAGCTGGCGGACAACAGGTGCGAGATAGCGGCACAAAAGCTGCGGAACTGAGTTTGAATAAAGCTCTTATGACCGCGGCTCAACACGGTCAAGAAGCAGCCTTAAAACTACTGCTTGAAAAGGGGGCTGAAGTGAATCATAGAGAAGAAAGCACAGGATGGACATCTCTGATGCTGGCCGCCGTGAATGGGCACATGACGGCTGCTCAAATCCTGGTCCATTTCGGAGCGGATACGAATGCCTTAAATATTATTGATCAAACGGCTCTGGAAGTTGCTGTTGTTCGGCAGAAAACCGATGTGCAAGGGTTTCTCGATGAAAGAACCTCAACACGACCGCAAATAAAAG GTCAGAAGTTTGTTCGACCAAGTATCATTGAAGCAGCCACAGATG GTAATGTGGCACTGGTTAGAGAGTTGTTAGATCAAGGAGATGTTGACAAAAATTCTACTG ATGAAGATGGTGCAACTCCTCTGATGTATGCTGCCATGCGAGGACACTTGTCAGTCGTGCAGTTGTTAATAGACAGAGGTGTTGATGTAGATAAGCAAGATGAGGCCAGCGGCTGGACAGCTTTAATGCAAGCAACATTCTATGG ATTCAAAGACGTTGCAAAGTTGCTGATTAAATCAGGAGCAGATGTCAACATTCAAGGAAATAATGGCTGTAGAGCTTTTGACATTGGTTCTATCATTG GAAACACTGAGATTGTTCGTCTCTTGGCTTCTGTGAGCATGCAGTTACCATCCACCCCTAAAAGCT ATTATAAATGTAAGAAGCCCTCCTCAGTGCcatctggaaaagaaagcaTTGCAGACTCTATATGTCCTATCGGTAaatcagaaaaagaaatttcaaagatTGATAG tGATTTTCTGGAAAGTCATGGAGGAAAG AGATGGTGGTCCCAACTCTCGAGAATATTCCGCAACCTCAATGTCACTTTCAAGATGCAGTCAAATAACAAGATTCAGGTGATGCATTTGTCCAAAAGTTTGGAGGAACCTGGTGTGCAGGAGAACACTGGAGAGAAACTGTCACTTCCCGATACGTCCAAAAGATCTGTTAGCACTAGCACAGGGGTAACATCGAGATCACTGGCATCAG TAATTACAGACTCTCCTTTAAAACACTCTGGAGGTTACAGACCTCAGTCGCTG GCATTGGTGTCGCATGTCACCAAACTTCCGGATGATGTCATAACTCCTGTTGTCCCTCCTCCACTTCCTTCCTCTTCTTTTGAGTTACCAAGTATGCAGCGTCGCCAACACAATGATAACTTAGAAGAAGTCTCCAGACCTCAATATCCA aGCAATATTAGTTCAAATTCATCAGTCTTGCCATCAGTTTCTTGGGCACATAAAAAAGGTGGAAAAATGGGGAGTCCAGAATCGTCATACTCCACTGCTAGCTTCCCCTCATCTGCTTCCAACAATTCAGGTTCCAG GACATTAAGACAGGACACAGCATTCAACCTAATGTCTGCTATGTCATCTTCCTTGTGGCACAAGGCCAACCCTCCTTCTCTTGTGCCTATACAGTCTCCTCCAGCTGAGCACCAATCTCTACAAAAGGGATCAAGTAACTCATCTTTACCAGGACATGTAGATGATACACATAGACACAGATATCGGTCTCCTTGTTTAAAAGATACATACTGTTACAAGACCTCATTGGACTACAGTGAAG ATGACCTTGAGAATATACTCAAGAAACTGTCATTGGAAAAGTACCAATCAATATTTGAGGAGCAAGAG GTAGACATGGAAGCATTCCTGACGCTAAATGATAGTGATCTCAGTGAACTTGGAGTAACACAAAAGGATGCCAGACAGCAGATTCTCACAGCCATTGCTGAACTCAATAGTGGCAAG GATCGCCAGAGGCAGCATCAACATGAAGCACTTTCTAATTACCGTAGCAGAAAATCACCTGGTACCAGTG